A region of Salvia splendens isolate huo1 chromosome 17, SspV2, whole genome shotgun sequence DNA encodes the following proteins:
- the LOC121773739 gene encoding uncharacterized protein LOC121773739: MARVPKNHRILTCDGRESEFSGETAINLSDDTVFQFLSEECEVLSSCFDDYSDDNEKENKNEDEIPGAEDDSFWETQHQLLQSTICRTSSLESRIRNITKEAVKEATGVCECGRAADGCRKCLMADMCRRLQIAGFNSAICKSKWMSSPDIPSGEHTFLDVIDGSNPKKEVRVVIELNFRSQFEMARANEEYSKVVKKLPEIFVGKMERLLAVLKIVCRGAKRCMKEEKMHMAPWRKHRYMQAKWLRTCERLASQQTFASGYSARPPRPGKSLLTVDLMMENLHRPVVAVV, translated from the exons ATGGCAAGAGTTCCTAAAAACCACCGGATTTTGACGTGCGACGGCCGGGAATCTGAGTTTTCCGGCGAAACTGCCATAAATCTATCCGACGATACAGTGTTCCAGTTCCTCAGCGAAGAATGCGAGGTGTTGAGTAGCTGTTTTGACGATTATTCAGACGACAacgagaaagaaaataaaaacgaAGATGAAATTCCAGGTGCTGAAGACGACAGTTTTTGGGAAACTCAACATCAATTATTGCAA TCAACGATATGCAGAACAAGTTCTTTGGAATCTAGAATCCGAAATATCACCAAAGAAGCAGTAAAAGAGGCCACCGGCGTTTGCGAATGCGGCAGAGCCGCCGACGGTTGCCGGAAATGTCTAATGGCGGATATGTGCCGCCGCCTCCAGATCGCAGGGTTTAACAGTGCAATATGCAAGTCCAAATGGATGAGCTCACCCGATATTCCTTCAGGGGAACACACGTTCTTGGATGTAATCGATGGATCGAATCCGAAGAAGGAAGTGAGGGTGGTGATCGAGTTGAATTTCCGATCGCAATTCGAGATGGCACGAGCGAACGAAGAGTACAGCAAAGTGGTGAAGAAGCTGCCGGAGATATTCGTGGGGAAGATGGAGAGGCTGCTGGCGGTGCTGAAGATCGTGTGTAGAGGCGCCAAGAGGTGCATGAAGGAGGAGAAGATGCACATGGCGCCTTGGAGAAAGCATCGCTACATGCAGGCTAAGTGGCTCAGGACTTGCGAGCGCTTGGCGTCTCAGCAGACTTTCGCCTCGGGCTACTCCGCCCGCCCGCCCCGCCCCGGGAAGTCCTTGCTCACGGTTGACTTGATGATGGAAAATCTGCATAGACCGGTTGTTGCAGTCGTGTGA